The Setaria italica strain Yugu1 chromosome IX, Setaria_italica_v2.0, whole genome shotgun sequence genome has a window encoding:
- the LOC101785078 gene encoding uncharacterized protein LOC101785078: MATKTPAAAAALLLWLVVVASSPRAALGNCRDECEAACIGWPIVCKLSCASACMGQAGIATMSTTASAAAAPPKHPAASAPAPSPSGGGVLVLRKGLKASSAN; the protein is encoded by the exons ATGGCGACCAagacaccggcggcggcggcggcgctgctgctgtggTTGGTTGTGGTGGCGTCGTCCCCGCGGGCGGCGCTGGGCAACTGCCGCGACGAGTGCGAAGCCGCCTGCATTGGATGGCCCATCGTCTGCAAGCTCTCCTGCGCCAGCGCATGCATGGGACAAGCCG GGATTGCaacaatgagcacgacggcgtcggcggcggcggcaccaccaAAGCACCCAGCAGCATCCGCACCAGCACCTTCACCTTCAGGTGGCGGCGTGTTGGTGCTCAGGAAGGGCCTCAAGGCATCATCAGCAAACTAA